A region of Cheilinus undulatus linkage group 10, ASM1832078v1, whole genome shotgun sequence DNA encodes the following proteins:
- the pcdh10b gene encoding protocadherin-10b isoform X1, with protein MIVLLFALCITDGALSQIRYSVPEEADHGTLVGNIAEDLGLDLTKLASRRFQVVPSSRTPYLEVNLENGVLFVNEKIDREQICKQSATCQLNMEVFLEDPLELFRVEIEVVDINDNPPSFPETDITVEISESATPGTRFPLESAFDPDVGSNALRTYDITTNNYFYLDVQTQSDGNKFAELVLEKPLDREQQAAHRYVLTAVDGGQPPRTGTALLVVKVLDSNDNVPVFEQPVYTVNLAENAPVGTLVIQLNATDLDEGLNGEIVYSFSNHISNRVKDLFSIDPRTGRVEVRGEVDFEESSLYQIFVQAKDLGPNAVPAHCKVLVKVSDVNDNAPEITFSTVTESVSEKAAPGTVIALLSVTDRDAEENGQIHVEILGDVPFKLKSSFRNYFTIVTDGPLNREQADSYSVTVVARDKGTPSLATSKSIRVQVSDENDNAPTFTQSIYDVYVTENNVPGAYIHAVTALDPDVGQNSLISYSILETEIQGMSVKTYVSINEETGYLYALRSFDYEQLKDFTFMVQARDAGTPELSSNATVKVIIVDQNDNAPLVLAPLGKNGTAMEPLPRSAEPGYLVTRIVAMDADDGENARLSYSIHRGNENGMFRMDWRTGELRTARRVSTKRDPNQLYDLLIEVRDHGQPPMSSSASVKVMLVDSVAEGRGSGDRGGATKAKEGTLDLTLILIIALGSVSFIFLLVMIVLAVRCQKDKKFNIYTCVSSDCCFGCSSCCSRGGRARKKKLSKSDIMLVQSAGNVSGGGTAQVPVEESGSFGSHHQNQNYCYQVCLTPESAKTDLMFLKPCSPSRSSDTEQCGGGAIVTGYTDQQPDIISNGSILSNETKHQRAELSYLVDRPRRVNSSAFQEADLVSSKDSGHGDSEQGDSDHDATNRGHSSGADLFSNCTEECKALGHSDRCWMPSFVPSDGRQGPDYRSNLHVPGMDSVPDTEVFESPEQTADKSFSTFGKETPLSHLHQNHQHHLKNHHHLSHQHGSIERKELEAFLPSSRATFNPAYLTRKRVC; from the exons ATGATTGTGCTTCTGTTCGCGCTTTGCATCACGGATGGAGCGCTCTCTCAGATTCGTTACTCTGTGCCGGAGGAGGCGGATCACGGCACCTTGGTGGGGAATATCGCGGAGGACCTGGGACTGGACCTTACCAAACTGGCCTCCCGCCGCTTCCAGGTGGTGCCCAGCTCGCGGACGCCGTACCTGGAGGTGAACCTAGAGAACGGAGTGTTGTTCGTTAACGAGAAGATCGACCGCGAGCAGATCTGTAAGCAGAGCGCGACCTGCCAGCTGAACATGGAAGTGTTCCTGGAGGATCCTCTGGAGCTGTTCCGCGTGGAGATCGAGGTGGTGGACATTAATGACAACCCGCCCAGCTTTCCGGAGACGGACATCACGGTGGAGATCTCCGAGAGCGCCACTCCGGGAACGCGCTTCCCTCTGGAGAGCGCGTTTGATCCGGATGTGGGCTCTAACGCGTTACGCACGTACGACATTACCACGAATAACTACTTCTACTTGGACGTGCAGACTCAGAGTGATGGGAACAAGTTCGCAGAGCTGGTGCTGGAGAAGCCGCTGGATCGGGAGCAGCAGGCGGCGCACAG GTACGTTCTGACAGCAGTGGATGGAGGTCAGCCCCCACGCACCGGCACGGCTCTGCTAGTGGTCAAAGTGCTAGACTCCAACGACAACGTGCCGGTGTTTGAACAGCCGGTCTACACCGTGAACCTGGCTGAGAATGCACCAGTGGGAACGCTGGTCATCCAGCTGAACGCCACCGACCTGGACGAAGGACTGAACGGCGAGATTGTTTACTCATTCAGTAACCACATCTCAAACCGAGTCAAAGACCTCTTCAGCATCGATCCCCGCACCGGGAGAGTGGAG GTGCGAGGGGAGGTGGACTTCGAGGAGAGCAGCCTGTACCAGATCTTTGTCCAAGCCAAAGACTTGGGTCCAAACGCCGTGCCCGCACACTGCAAAGTGCTTGTGAAAGTCAGTGATGTGAATGACAACGCACCCGAGATCACCTTCAGTACCGTCACAGAGTCCGTGAGCGAAAAGGCGGCCCCAGGCACCGTGATCGCTCTGCTGAGTGTGACGGACCGGGACGCAGAGGAGAACGGACAGATCCATGTGGAAATCCTAGGAGATGTCCCCTTCAAATTAAAATCCTCCTTCCGGAACTATTTCACCATCGTGACGGATGGCCCGTTAAACAGGGAGCAGGCGGACTCATACTCCGTCACGGTGGTCGCAAGGGATAAAGGCACACCCTCTCTGGCCACCAGTAAGTCCATCCGGGTCCAGGTTTCTGATGAGAACGATAACGCCCCCACTTTCACGCAGTCCATCTATGATGTGTATGTAACAGAGAACAATGTACCAGGGGCATACATCCATGCGGTGACCGCCCTGGATCCGGACGTGGGTCAGAATTCTTTGATCAGTTATTCTATCCTGGAGACGGAGATCCAAGGCATGTCTGTGAAGACGTATGTGTCCATCAATGAAGAAACAGGCTACCTGTATGCTCTGCGCTCCTTTGACTACGAGCAGCTCAAAGATTTCACCTTCATGGTACAGGCCCGGGACGCAGGCACCCCTGAACTGTCATCCAACGCTACAGTCAAAGTCATCATCGTGGACCAGAATGACAATGCCCCACTTGTCCTCGCACCCCTGGGAAAGAATGGTACAGCCATGGAGCCGCTCCCACGTTCGGCAGAGCCAGGTTACCTGGTGACCCGTATTGTGGCCATGGACGCTGATGACGGTGAGAACGCCCGCCTATCATACAGCATCCATCGAGGAAATGAGAATGGGATGTTTCGGATGGACTGGAGGACTGGAGAACTTCGGACAGCCCGCCGGGTGTCCACCAAGAGAGACCCCAACCAGCTGTACGACCTGCTCATAGAGGTCAGAGACCACGGACAGCCCCCCATGTCCTCCAGCGCCAGTGTCAAGGTGATGTTGGTGGACAGCGTGGCTGAGGGCCGGGGCAGCGGGGACAGGGGGGGTGCCACCAAGGCCAAAGAGGGCACGCTAGATCTGACTCTAATTCTGATCATTGCTCTGGGCTCCGTCTCTTTTATCTTCCTGCTCGTCATGATCGTGCTCGCTGTGCGCTGCCAGAAGGACAAGAAGTTCAACATCTACACGTGTGTGAGCAGTGACTGCTGCTTTGGCTGCTCGTCCTGCTGCTCCCGTGGGGGGCGTGCACGCAAGAAGAAACTCAGCAAGTCGGACATCATGCTGGTACAGAGCGCGGGTAACGTGAGCGGGGGTGGCACCGCGCAGGTCCCAGTTGAGGAGTCAGGCAGCTTTGGCTCACACCACCAAAACCAGAACTATTGCTACCAGGTATGTCTGACTCCAGAGTCGGCCAAAACTGACCTCATGTTCCTAAAGCCGTGTAGTCCGTCACGGAGCTCAGACACGGAGCAGTGCGGGGGCGGGGCCATAGTCACAGGGTACACTGACCAGCAGCCTGACATCATATCAAATGGCAGCATTTTATCCAACGAG ACCAAACACCAACGAGCCGAGCTCAGCTACCTGGTCGACCGGCCGAGACGTGTCAACAG cTCGGCGTTCCAGGAGGCCGACCTCGTCAGCTCCAAAGACAGCGGCCATGGCGACAGCGAGCAGGGGGACAGTGACCACGACGCCACCAACAGAGGCCACTCCTCCG gTGCCGATCTCTTCTCTAACTGCACGGAGGAGTGTAAAGCTCTGGGCCACTCGGACCGCTGCTGGATGCCGAGCTTCGTGCCCTCCGACGGGCGCCAGGGCCCGGACTACCGCAGCAACCTCCACGTGCCCGGCATGGACTCGGTCCCGGACACAGAGGTATTTGAAAGTCCCGAGCAGACGGCTGATAAGTCGTTCTCCACGTTTGGCAAAGAGACGCCTCTCAGTCACCTCCACCAAAACCACCAACACCACCTCAAAAACCATCATCACCTCAGCCACCAGCACGGCTCCATAGAGAGGAAAGAGTTGGAGGCATTTCTGCCTAGCTCCAGAGCAACTTTTAACCCCGCTTATTTAA
- the pcdh10b gene encoding protocadherin-10b isoform X2, with protein sequence MIVLLFALCITDGALSQIRYSVPEEADHGTLVGNIAEDLGLDLTKLASRRFQVVPSSRTPYLEVNLENGVLFVNEKIDREQICKQSATCQLNMEVFLEDPLELFRVEIEVVDINDNPPSFPETDITVEISESATPGTRFPLESAFDPDVGSNALRTYDITTNNYFYLDVQTQSDGNKFAELVLEKPLDREQQAAHRYVLTAVDGGQPPRTGTALLVVKVLDSNDNVPVFEQPVYTVNLAENAPVGTLVIQLNATDLDEGLNGEIVYSFSNHISNRVKDLFSIDPRTGRVEVRGEVDFEESSLYQIFVQAKDLGPNAVPAHCKVLVKVSDVNDNAPEITFSTVTESVSEKAAPGTVIALLSVTDRDAEENGQIHVEILGDVPFKLKSSFRNYFTIVTDGPLNREQADSYSVTVVARDKGTPSLATSKSIRVQVSDENDNAPTFTQSIYDVYVTENNVPGAYIHAVTALDPDVGQNSLISYSILETEIQGMSVKTYVSINEETGYLYALRSFDYEQLKDFTFMVQARDAGTPELSSNATVKVIIVDQNDNAPLVLAPLGKNGTAMEPLPRSAEPGYLVTRIVAMDADDGENARLSYSIHRGNENGMFRMDWRTGELRTARRVSTKRDPNQLYDLLIEVRDHGQPPMSSSASVKVMLVDSVAEGRGSGDRGGATKAKEGTLDLTLILIIALGSVSFIFLLVMIVLAVRCQKDKKFNIYTCVSSDCCFGCSSCCSRGGRARKKKLSKSDIMLVQSAGNVSGGGTAQVPVEESGSFGSHHQNQNYCYQTKHQRAELSYLVDRPRRVNSSAFQEADLVSSKDSGHGDSEQGDSDHDATNRGHSSGADLFSNCTEECKALGHSDRCWMPSFVPSDGRQGPDYRSNLHVPGMDSVPDTEVFESPEQTADKSFSTFGKETPLSHLHQNHQHHLKNHHHLSHQHGSIERKELEAFLPSSRATFNPAYLTRKRVC encoded by the exons ATGATTGTGCTTCTGTTCGCGCTTTGCATCACGGATGGAGCGCTCTCTCAGATTCGTTACTCTGTGCCGGAGGAGGCGGATCACGGCACCTTGGTGGGGAATATCGCGGAGGACCTGGGACTGGACCTTACCAAACTGGCCTCCCGCCGCTTCCAGGTGGTGCCCAGCTCGCGGACGCCGTACCTGGAGGTGAACCTAGAGAACGGAGTGTTGTTCGTTAACGAGAAGATCGACCGCGAGCAGATCTGTAAGCAGAGCGCGACCTGCCAGCTGAACATGGAAGTGTTCCTGGAGGATCCTCTGGAGCTGTTCCGCGTGGAGATCGAGGTGGTGGACATTAATGACAACCCGCCCAGCTTTCCGGAGACGGACATCACGGTGGAGATCTCCGAGAGCGCCACTCCGGGAACGCGCTTCCCTCTGGAGAGCGCGTTTGATCCGGATGTGGGCTCTAACGCGTTACGCACGTACGACATTACCACGAATAACTACTTCTACTTGGACGTGCAGACTCAGAGTGATGGGAACAAGTTCGCAGAGCTGGTGCTGGAGAAGCCGCTGGATCGGGAGCAGCAGGCGGCGCACAG GTACGTTCTGACAGCAGTGGATGGAGGTCAGCCCCCACGCACCGGCACGGCTCTGCTAGTGGTCAAAGTGCTAGACTCCAACGACAACGTGCCGGTGTTTGAACAGCCGGTCTACACCGTGAACCTGGCTGAGAATGCACCAGTGGGAACGCTGGTCATCCAGCTGAACGCCACCGACCTGGACGAAGGACTGAACGGCGAGATTGTTTACTCATTCAGTAACCACATCTCAAACCGAGTCAAAGACCTCTTCAGCATCGATCCCCGCACCGGGAGAGTGGAG GTGCGAGGGGAGGTGGACTTCGAGGAGAGCAGCCTGTACCAGATCTTTGTCCAAGCCAAAGACTTGGGTCCAAACGCCGTGCCCGCACACTGCAAAGTGCTTGTGAAAGTCAGTGATGTGAATGACAACGCACCCGAGATCACCTTCAGTACCGTCACAGAGTCCGTGAGCGAAAAGGCGGCCCCAGGCACCGTGATCGCTCTGCTGAGTGTGACGGACCGGGACGCAGAGGAGAACGGACAGATCCATGTGGAAATCCTAGGAGATGTCCCCTTCAAATTAAAATCCTCCTTCCGGAACTATTTCACCATCGTGACGGATGGCCCGTTAAACAGGGAGCAGGCGGACTCATACTCCGTCACGGTGGTCGCAAGGGATAAAGGCACACCCTCTCTGGCCACCAGTAAGTCCATCCGGGTCCAGGTTTCTGATGAGAACGATAACGCCCCCACTTTCACGCAGTCCATCTATGATGTGTATGTAACAGAGAACAATGTACCAGGGGCATACATCCATGCGGTGACCGCCCTGGATCCGGACGTGGGTCAGAATTCTTTGATCAGTTATTCTATCCTGGAGACGGAGATCCAAGGCATGTCTGTGAAGACGTATGTGTCCATCAATGAAGAAACAGGCTACCTGTATGCTCTGCGCTCCTTTGACTACGAGCAGCTCAAAGATTTCACCTTCATGGTACAGGCCCGGGACGCAGGCACCCCTGAACTGTCATCCAACGCTACAGTCAAAGTCATCATCGTGGACCAGAATGACAATGCCCCACTTGTCCTCGCACCCCTGGGAAAGAATGGTACAGCCATGGAGCCGCTCCCACGTTCGGCAGAGCCAGGTTACCTGGTGACCCGTATTGTGGCCATGGACGCTGATGACGGTGAGAACGCCCGCCTATCATACAGCATCCATCGAGGAAATGAGAATGGGATGTTTCGGATGGACTGGAGGACTGGAGAACTTCGGACAGCCCGCCGGGTGTCCACCAAGAGAGACCCCAACCAGCTGTACGACCTGCTCATAGAGGTCAGAGACCACGGACAGCCCCCCATGTCCTCCAGCGCCAGTGTCAAGGTGATGTTGGTGGACAGCGTGGCTGAGGGCCGGGGCAGCGGGGACAGGGGGGGTGCCACCAAGGCCAAAGAGGGCACGCTAGATCTGACTCTAATTCTGATCATTGCTCTGGGCTCCGTCTCTTTTATCTTCCTGCTCGTCATGATCGTGCTCGCTGTGCGCTGCCAGAAGGACAAGAAGTTCAACATCTACACGTGTGTGAGCAGTGACTGCTGCTTTGGCTGCTCGTCCTGCTGCTCCCGTGGGGGGCGTGCACGCAAGAAGAAACTCAGCAAGTCGGACATCATGCTGGTACAGAGCGCGGGTAACGTGAGCGGGGGTGGCACCGCGCAGGTCCCAGTTGAGGAGTCAGGCAGCTTTGGCTCACACCACCAAAACCAGAACTATTGCTACCAG ACCAAACACCAACGAGCCGAGCTCAGCTACCTGGTCGACCGGCCGAGACGTGTCAACAG cTCGGCGTTCCAGGAGGCCGACCTCGTCAGCTCCAAAGACAGCGGCCATGGCGACAGCGAGCAGGGGGACAGTGACCACGACGCCACCAACAGAGGCCACTCCTCCG gTGCCGATCTCTTCTCTAACTGCACGGAGGAGTGTAAAGCTCTGGGCCACTCGGACCGCTGCTGGATGCCGAGCTTCGTGCCCTCCGACGGGCGCCAGGGCCCGGACTACCGCAGCAACCTCCACGTGCCCGGCATGGACTCGGTCCCGGACACAGAGGTATTTGAAAGTCCCGAGCAGACGGCTGATAAGTCGTTCTCCACGTTTGGCAAAGAGACGCCTCTCAGTCACCTCCACCAAAACCACCAACACCACCTCAAAAACCATCATCACCTCAGCCACCAGCACGGCTCCATAGAGAGGAAAGAGTTGGAGGCATTTCTGCCTAGCTCCAGAGCAACTTTTAACCCCGCTTATTTAA
- the pcdh10b gene encoding protocadherin-10b isoform X3, which translates to MIVLLFALCITDGALSQIRYSVPEEADHGTLVGNIAEDLGLDLTKLASRRFQVVPSSRTPYLEVNLENGVLFVNEKIDREQICKQSATCQLNMEVFLEDPLELFRVEIEVVDINDNPPSFPETDITVEISESATPGTRFPLESAFDPDVGSNALRTYDITTNNYFYLDVQTQSDGNKFAELVLEKPLDREQQAAHRYVLTAVDGGQPPRTGTALLVVKVLDSNDNVPVFEQPVYTVNLAENAPVGTLVIQLNATDLDEGLNGEIVYSFSNHISNRVKDLFSIDPRTGRVEVRGEVDFEESSLYQIFVQAKDLGPNAVPAHCKVLVKVSDVNDNAPEITFSTVTESVSEKAAPGTVIALLSVTDRDAEENGQIHVEILGDVPFKLKSSFRNYFTIVTDGPLNREQADSYSVTVVARDKGTPSLATSKSIRVQVSDENDNAPTFTQSIYDVYVTENNVPGAYIHAVTALDPDVGQNSLISYSILETEIQGMSVKTYVSINEETGYLYALRSFDYEQLKDFTFMVQARDAGTPELSSNATVKVIIVDQNDNAPLVLAPLGKNGTAMEPLPRSAEPGYLVTRIVAMDADDGENARLSYSIHRGNENGMFRMDWRTGELRTARRVSTKRDPNQLYDLLIEVRDHGQPPMSSSASVKVMLVDSVAEGRGSGDRGGATKAKEGTLDLTLILIIALGSVSFIFLLVMIVLAVRCQKDKKFNIYTCVSSDCCFGCSSCCSRGGRARKKKLSKSDIMLVQSAGNVSGGGTAQVPVEESGSFGSHHQNQNYCYQVCLTPESAKTDLMFLKPCSPSRSSDTEQCGGGAIVTGYTDQQPDIISNGSILSNETKHQRAELSYLVDRPRRVNSSAFQEADLVSSKDSGHGDSEQGDSDHDATNRGHSSGADLFSNCTEECKALGHSDRCWMPSFVPSDGRQGPDYRSNLHVPGMDSVPDTERGKGFASSFRVDIPETA; encoded by the exons ATGATTGTGCTTCTGTTCGCGCTTTGCATCACGGATGGAGCGCTCTCTCAGATTCGTTACTCTGTGCCGGAGGAGGCGGATCACGGCACCTTGGTGGGGAATATCGCGGAGGACCTGGGACTGGACCTTACCAAACTGGCCTCCCGCCGCTTCCAGGTGGTGCCCAGCTCGCGGACGCCGTACCTGGAGGTGAACCTAGAGAACGGAGTGTTGTTCGTTAACGAGAAGATCGACCGCGAGCAGATCTGTAAGCAGAGCGCGACCTGCCAGCTGAACATGGAAGTGTTCCTGGAGGATCCTCTGGAGCTGTTCCGCGTGGAGATCGAGGTGGTGGACATTAATGACAACCCGCCCAGCTTTCCGGAGACGGACATCACGGTGGAGATCTCCGAGAGCGCCACTCCGGGAACGCGCTTCCCTCTGGAGAGCGCGTTTGATCCGGATGTGGGCTCTAACGCGTTACGCACGTACGACATTACCACGAATAACTACTTCTACTTGGACGTGCAGACTCAGAGTGATGGGAACAAGTTCGCAGAGCTGGTGCTGGAGAAGCCGCTGGATCGGGAGCAGCAGGCGGCGCACAG GTACGTTCTGACAGCAGTGGATGGAGGTCAGCCCCCACGCACCGGCACGGCTCTGCTAGTGGTCAAAGTGCTAGACTCCAACGACAACGTGCCGGTGTTTGAACAGCCGGTCTACACCGTGAACCTGGCTGAGAATGCACCAGTGGGAACGCTGGTCATCCAGCTGAACGCCACCGACCTGGACGAAGGACTGAACGGCGAGATTGTTTACTCATTCAGTAACCACATCTCAAACCGAGTCAAAGACCTCTTCAGCATCGATCCCCGCACCGGGAGAGTGGAG GTGCGAGGGGAGGTGGACTTCGAGGAGAGCAGCCTGTACCAGATCTTTGTCCAAGCCAAAGACTTGGGTCCAAACGCCGTGCCCGCACACTGCAAAGTGCTTGTGAAAGTCAGTGATGTGAATGACAACGCACCCGAGATCACCTTCAGTACCGTCACAGAGTCCGTGAGCGAAAAGGCGGCCCCAGGCACCGTGATCGCTCTGCTGAGTGTGACGGACCGGGACGCAGAGGAGAACGGACAGATCCATGTGGAAATCCTAGGAGATGTCCCCTTCAAATTAAAATCCTCCTTCCGGAACTATTTCACCATCGTGACGGATGGCCCGTTAAACAGGGAGCAGGCGGACTCATACTCCGTCACGGTGGTCGCAAGGGATAAAGGCACACCCTCTCTGGCCACCAGTAAGTCCATCCGGGTCCAGGTTTCTGATGAGAACGATAACGCCCCCACTTTCACGCAGTCCATCTATGATGTGTATGTAACAGAGAACAATGTACCAGGGGCATACATCCATGCGGTGACCGCCCTGGATCCGGACGTGGGTCAGAATTCTTTGATCAGTTATTCTATCCTGGAGACGGAGATCCAAGGCATGTCTGTGAAGACGTATGTGTCCATCAATGAAGAAACAGGCTACCTGTATGCTCTGCGCTCCTTTGACTACGAGCAGCTCAAAGATTTCACCTTCATGGTACAGGCCCGGGACGCAGGCACCCCTGAACTGTCATCCAACGCTACAGTCAAAGTCATCATCGTGGACCAGAATGACAATGCCCCACTTGTCCTCGCACCCCTGGGAAAGAATGGTACAGCCATGGAGCCGCTCCCACGTTCGGCAGAGCCAGGTTACCTGGTGACCCGTATTGTGGCCATGGACGCTGATGACGGTGAGAACGCCCGCCTATCATACAGCATCCATCGAGGAAATGAGAATGGGATGTTTCGGATGGACTGGAGGACTGGAGAACTTCGGACAGCCCGCCGGGTGTCCACCAAGAGAGACCCCAACCAGCTGTACGACCTGCTCATAGAGGTCAGAGACCACGGACAGCCCCCCATGTCCTCCAGCGCCAGTGTCAAGGTGATGTTGGTGGACAGCGTGGCTGAGGGCCGGGGCAGCGGGGACAGGGGGGGTGCCACCAAGGCCAAAGAGGGCACGCTAGATCTGACTCTAATTCTGATCATTGCTCTGGGCTCCGTCTCTTTTATCTTCCTGCTCGTCATGATCGTGCTCGCTGTGCGCTGCCAGAAGGACAAGAAGTTCAACATCTACACGTGTGTGAGCAGTGACTGCTGCTTTGGCTGCTCGTCCTGCTGCTCCCGTGGGGGGCGTGCACGCAAGAAGAAACTCAGCAAGTCGGACATCATGCTGGTACAGAGCGCGGGTAACGTGAGCGGGGGTGGCACCGCGCAGGTCCCAGTTGAGGAGTCAGGCAGCTTTGGCTCACACCACCAAAACCAGAACTATTGCTACCAGGTATGTCTGACTCCAGAGTCGGCCAAAACTGACCTCATGTTCCTAAAGCCGTGTAGTCCGTCACGGAGCTCAGACACGGAGCAGTGCGGGGGCGGGGCCATAGTCACAGGGTACACTGACCAGCAGCCTGACATCATATCAAATGGCAGCATTTTATCCAACGAG ACCAAACACCAACGAGCCGAGCTCAGCTACCTGGTCGACCGGCCGAGACGTGTCAACAG cTCGGCGTTCCAGGAGGCCGACCTCGTCAGCTCCAAAGACAGCGGCCATGGCGACAGCGAGCAGGGGGACAGTGACCACGACGCCACCAACAGAGGCCACTCCTCCG gTGCCGATCTCTTCTCTAACTGCACGGAGGAGTGTAAAGCTCTGGGCCACTCGGACCGCTGCTGGATGCCGAGCTTCGTGCCCTCCGACGGGCGCCAGGGCCCGGACTACCGCAGCAACCTCCACGTGCCCGGCATGGACTCGGTCCCGGACACAGAG